Part of the Solwaraspora sp. WMMA2065 genome is shown below.
TGTCTCCACCAGCCGACCCTGCTCGTCGACGGTCACGGATCGCAGGTGTTCGGGAGGCGGTGCGACCCGGAAGACGGCACCGTCGGCACAGTCGGTCGCGACGATCAGCTCGGCGAGCCCCCGGCAGTCGGCGATGACCAGCTCATCGGTGCGGTGTGCGACGCCGCCGGCACTCTCGCCGTCGCCGGAGCCGGCGAACACCGAGGTGGACCGGTATCCGGCGACCGAGTCGACCCCCGGCACCGCGCGCAGCCGGGTCAACAGCGCGTCGCCGGTCGACCGGTCCGGTACGCCGAGATGGGCGAGGTGGCTGGCCCGGTCCGGGTCGGCACCGGTCTGTCGGACGAAGTCGTCGTCGACGCCGGTGAACAGCGCCTGCAACGCGATCGTGCCGGCCACCGCGACCGCGACCCCGCACACCTGCCGGGCGTTGCCGCCGCCATCGACCTGCAGCCGGCGGATCGCCAACTGCCAGGCGACCGGCCCGCCGCGCATCCGCCGTACGGCGGCCTCGACCAGCCACGGCAGCAGCGTCACCACGCCGACCAGCAGCAGCACCGCGCCGACCGACCTGCACCGGGAGGTACGTCAATGAACAGTCCCTTGCTCTCCGGCCGAGGAGTCGTCCGCTCGTACGGCGCCACCCCGGCGCTACGTGGCGTCAGCCTCGACGTCGCCGAAGGCGAGATCGTCGCCGTCACCGGGCCCAGCGGGTGCGGCAAGTCCACCCTGCTGCACTGCCTCGCCGGCATCCTGCGCCCGGACGCCGGTGAGATCCACTACCGCGACCAGCGCATCGACCTGCTCTCCGAGTCGGCCCGCGCCGTGCTGCGGCGTACCGAACTCGGGGTGCTGTTCCAGTTCGGTCAGCTCGTCCCCGAGCTGACCGCAGCGGAGAACGCCGCGCTTCCGCTGCTGCTCGCCGGCACGGGGCGGCGAGCAGCACGGACCGCGGCGCTCACCTGGCTGGACCGGCTCGGCGTCGCTGACCAGGCCGACACCGTGCCCGGCGAGATGTCCGGCGGCCAGCAGCAGCGGTGCGCGCTGGCCCGCGCGATGATCACTGAACCTCGGGTGCTGTTCGCCGACGAACCCACCGGCGCGTTGGACAGCCTCACCGGCGAGCAGGTCCTCGGCCAGCTGGTCCGGCTCGCCCGCGAGCAACGGACCTCCGTCGTGCTCGTCACCCACGACCCCCGGGTCGCCGGGTACGCCGACCGGGAGATCATGCTGCGCGACGGCGAGATCGACCCGGCCGGGCTCGGCCCAGTCGTCGCCCGGACGGCCCGGTCGTGATCCGTCCGGCCACCCTGCTGCGGCTCGGCCTCGTCGGCACCCGCACCGACACGGTACGGATCGTCCTCACCGCCGCCGCGCTGCTCACCACCGTCACCTTCCTGGCCGCCGCCACGGTCATCGCCGTGCCGACCGTCCCGGACGGAAGATCCAACCGGTCCCCGCAGTACGGCCCGGCGCTGATCGCCGAGGCGGAGCTGCGGACCGGAGTCACCATCGCCCTGTTCCTCCTGGCGATCCCGGTCCTCGCCCTCGCCGGGCAGTGCGCCCGACTCGGTGCGCCCGCCCGTGACCAGCGGCTCGCCGCCATCCGGCTGGCCGGCGGCACCCCCGGCCAGGTCCGGGCGCTGGCCGCCACCGAAACCGGGCTGGCCGGTGCGCTCGGCTCCGTCACCGGGCTGGCCGTGTACCTGGCCGGCCGGCGACTGCTGCACCGCCCGGACGAGCACGGCCTGCTGCCACTGCCCACCGACGTACTGCCCCCGGTCTGGTCGCTGATCCTGATCGTGGCCGGCATCCCGCTGCTCGCAACCGCAGTCGCCGCCGCCCTGCTGCGTACGGTCGTCGTGTCCCCGCTCGGCGTACAGCGCCGGCGCAGGCAAGGGCGGCCCGGGTGGTGGCCCGGCCTGCTCATCCTCGGCGGCCTGGTGGTGACCTTCCTGTTCCGGCCGCTCGTCGACTGGGCTGCCGGCCGGGAAGCCCCACTGTGGGGCGTCGCGGCCATCGCGTTCACCGGGGCGCTGACCATCGCGATCGGCGTCGCCACCGGTACGGGCTGGATCTCGTACGCATGCGGGCGGATCCTGCGGCGAGTGGGCCCGCCGCCCCGCGACCCTGCTCGCCGCCCGACGGCTGACCGCCGACCCGTGGCACGGCGCACGGACCTTCGCCGGGCTGCTGGTCTGCGTCCTGTTCGGCGCCGGCACCGCCGGGTTCAGCGCCTACATGGCGGCCGAGTTCGGCAGCTGGGACCGG
Proteins encoded:
- a CDS encoding ABC transporter ATP-binding protein; its protein translation is MNSPLLSGRGVVRSYGATPALRGVSLDVAEGEIVAVTGPSGCGKSTLLHCLAGILRPDAGEIHYRDQRIDLLSESARAVLRRTELGVLFQFGQLVPELTAAENAALPLLLAGTGRRAARTAALTWLDRLGVADQADTVPGEMSGGQQQRCALARAMITEPRVLFADEPTGALDSLTGEQVLGQLVRLAREQRTSVVLVTHDPRVAGYADREIMLRDGEIDPAGLGPVVARTARS